The genomic stretch CTGTTCTGTACAGGTTTCACTGTGGACTACTCTGTCGTAGGCATGGACGCAGATCCGTGTCGAGCCACTACCACAGATTGGCAGAAATCTCGCGGCTTCACAGGTCGTCCGTTGCCAAGATTGTACCAAAACATCTTCAGTCTCGATCATCCCGAGACTCTCGCTTTCATCGGTCATTTGTCTTTCATGAACCCCGCGTTCTTCATGTTTGACCTTGCCAGCATGGCAGTCGCCCAGCTATGGAAGGATCCATCAGGTTTCCCATCCCAAGCAGAAATGAACAAACAAGTCGATGACCAACACGCTTGGGTCATTGATCTCGCTAAGAAGGGCCCTGTTACACCTTCCATCGTCAAAGCATCAGAGTGGATGGAATGGGTCGACCGAGTGATTGGCTCTGGCTTGCCAGAACATCTTGGGTACACTATGAAGGGATGGAACTTTTGGATGCGCGACCGCAAGTTTTGCAACATTATGATGGATGGCCTGCTGAGTCCTCATGCCTATCGTGTGTTCCCGGGTAAGCGAAAGGCTTGGCCAGGAGCGAGAGATGCCATCATTGCTATGAATGCTGATCGGGAAGCGAGGTTTGGACCTATGGATTGAGATGTTTGTTACGTTTGTATTTGGATTGAACGCTGAGGGTCACTGATCATGGGAACAGGAAATCATGTAGTCAAGGCAGTATAGATATGTTTGTAGGTAGAGATTAATGATAGAAACACTGGGCAAACAGATCCTTCGTGGCTACTGATTGACTGTTGTGAGATTGATTTGTGTACTGATATAGATTGAAAGAGTGAATTGTAATTTTGTTGATTGTATCTAGTTTCAAGCCATCAAGTTGTACAATGTGTAACTctttataaaaaattattCCTTAACAGAGTCGATTACAGACCAAAAAATGAATCTTGAAACAAACGGAAGCACTAGAACAAATAAGACAAACTGTTCAATATAATTGTAATATTACTAGTAGACTATGAAGAATGGCTACTTGCTTCATCGGAAAGCCACCCCTGCAAAACCTGAATCAAACCGCGGATCAAAGTCTCCCATCGTGAATCACTAGCTGAAGTTTCACCTGCGTCCTTCTTCGGACCGCCACTGGGAGAGACTGCCAGCAATGGACATTGCTTTTCCACTGTACCCTGTTTCCCTCCACTCTCCAACTCCGGAAGTGTTCCTGGCATGAAGCCCCGCTGATCAGGTCCATACTCAGCAGGAATCTGCGGCCAAACATCGATACCATCAAGTATAGCAATAGCCATGCCGCCAGCCAAGTGTGTTTCGATGTGGCAGTGGAATAACCAGGGTCCAGGATTTGTGACCTGATACCGCAGCACGATCCATGCTGAACCATCGAAAGAGGTAACGAAAGTATCCCTCCACTTGGGTGTCTCTAGATCAAAGTTATCTGGCTCAGCAGCTATGGCTTCTTCGACAGAGGAGTAATTCCAAATTCCCAGCCCGGAGCCAATCTGCCACGTCTTTCCTGTGTGCTTGTGCATCATGTGCGGGAACTCTTGTGGCTGACCTGGTAAAGAGCCAACCTGTAGTACCAGATCAACCCAGCTCCCGTTCTTTGTGCGAATCACAAGGCCCTCATCCATGGCGTCTGCTGAGTGAGGATCATACAGGAGAGGTCCATAAGCACTGCGGTCCTCTTCATACATGCCATGTCCAGACATGGTATACTGCCAAGCGCTTTTCCATCTATGCGTTGAGAGGACATGCATTGCATCTGCCTTGCGTGCTGGTGGATTGGGAGGATAAGGTGGAAGATGATCACGATCGAGTGTAATGACGGACCCGTCTTTGGTGCTGTTCTGACCACCATAGTCAATAACACCCACACTCTCGCTCCCTTGAATACCGCCTTTGTATCGAAGTGTAGCGAATGCTGAGATGACTTGGGTGAGACCACTGTCTGCGACGCGGATGGTGTAGTCCTTGGGTGTTTTATCAAGCTTGATCATGACAGCATAGCGCTCGCCTGCATACATGTGCACCGTGTTGACGCGTTGGGGAACAATATAGTGGCCATCAACTTCATAAACCCACATATCATGTTCGTCAACAGAAAAGACGATGGTCTTGAATGTTGCGCCTCCGATGAAATTGAGACTGGCCCATTGATCAGCTGGGTCAACTTCTATCGTCTCGTTGGTACCCTCAGCAGGGGTGCAACCGTGTTGCAGGTGTAGCGGGATGGTCTCTGGTTTTCCAGTGGTCAAATATGGGCCTTGTGTTGATCTCATAAACGGGAAGCACCTTGAACTGTTAGCAGCCTATCCACTAGATATATCTGATGTCGCATACCCTTTATCGTTGACTTGTCGAGGATACAAGCCGTACTTCATGTAGGTGCTGGTGTGGTTGATCAACATATCAACGTCAGGACAATACAAACTTCCTTTTCCGTTGACGAGAATACTGTCTGAGCAGCTACATA from Fusarium pseudograminearum CS3096 chromosome 1, whole genome shotgun sequence encodes the following:
- the gip1 gene encoding gip1, with the protein product MLTSPRLILLLLAWVFSTLVASALVKKDWTITWEPGAPNGQERNMIKINNQFPGPTILCDEDDDIEVTVHNKMPFNTTVHWHGLEMMGTPWSDGTPGMSQKPIEMGQSFIYRFKASPAGTHWYHSHSRATVLDGLYGPIFIRRKPDAPAPWHLISKEQADIDAMSRTVIDPKLVMVSDWTRFMSWEYMAAEESSGMAIFCSDSILVNGKGSLYCPDVDMLINHTSTYMKYGLYPRQVNDKGCFPFMRSTQGPYLTTGKPETIPLHLQHGCTPAEGTNETIEVDPADQWASLNFIGGATFKTIVFSVDEHDMWVYEVDGHYIVPQRVNTVHMYAGERYAVMIKLDKTPKDYTIRVADSGLTQVISAFATLRYKGGIQGSESVGVIDYGGQNSTKDGSVITLDRDHLPPYPPNPPARKADAMHVLSTHRWKSAWQYTMSGHGMYEEDRSAYGPLLYDPHSADAMDEGLVIRTKNGSWVDLVLQVGSLPGQPQEFPHMMHKHTGKTWQIGSGLGIWNYSSVEEAIAAEPDNFDLETPKWRDTFVTSFDGSAWIVLRYQVTNPGPWLFHCHIETHLAGGMAIAILDGIDVWPQIPAEYGPDQRGFMPGTLPELESGGKQGTVEKQCPLLAVSPSGGPKKDAGETSASDSRWETLIRGLIQVLQGWLSDEASSHSS